The segment GTCGTCCGCCGTCATGAAGCCGGTCTGCCAGGGGCCGTCCATCTCGTTGCCCAGGCACCACATCCGCACGTCGTGCGGCTCCGGCGTGCCGTTGGCGATCCGCAGGTCGGAGAGCGCGGTGCCGGACGGGTGGTTGGCGTACTCCAGCAGGTCCAGCGCGGGCAGGATGCCGCGGGTGGCGACGTTGACGGCCAGCATCAGCTCGGAGCCGGTGAGCTTGAGCCAGCGGGCGAACTCGTCCAGGCCGACCTGGTTGGACTCCAGCGAGTGCCAGGACAGGTCGCGCCGCACCGGCCGGTGCTCGCGCGGGCCGACCGAGTCCTCCCAGCGGAAACCGGAGACGAAGTTCCCGCCGGGGTAGCGGACGGTCGTGGACCCGAGCTCCCGCACCAGCTCGACGACGTCCGTCCGGAAGCCGTCCTCGTTCGCGGTCGGGTGGTCCGGCTCGTGGATGCCGGTGTACACGCAGCGGCCGAGGTGCTCGACGAACGAGCCGAAGGTGCGGCGCCGGACGGGGCCGACGACGGCCTTCCGGTCGAGTGCGATGTGGGCGCGGGGCACAGCGGGTCCTTTCAGCGGGTCGGTGCGGTGCGGGGCGGGGTCAGCCCTTCACGGCACCGGTCAGGCCGCCGACGATCTTCTTCTCGAAGGCGGCGAAGAACGCCATCGCGGGCAGCATGGCGAGCGAGGTGAAGGCGAGCACCTTCGCGGTGTCGACGGAGTACTGCGAGGAGAACGCCTGGACGCCGAGCGGCAGGGTGAAGTTCGCCTGCGAGTTCAGCACGTACAGCGGCAGCACGTAGTTGTTCCAGCTGCCGATGAAACCGAGGATGCCGACCGTCACCACGCCGGGGCGCGACAGCGGGACCACCATCCGGAAGAAGAACCCGAGCCGGCCGGTGCCGTCGATCGCGGCGGCCTCCTCGATCTCCCGCGGGATGGCCCGCAGGAACGGCACCAGGATGATCACGGTGGTCGGCAGGCCGAAGGCGATCTGCGGGACGATCACGCCGAGCAGGTTGTCGACCAGGCCGAGGTTCTTGACCACGATGTACAGCGGGGTGATCGCGATGACCATCGGGAACATCAGGCCGGCCGCGAACAGCGAGTACATCGCCCCCTTGAACCTGAAGTCGTAGCGGGCGAGCACGAAGCTCACCATCAGGCCCAGGACCACCGTGCCCACGGTGCTGGCGAGCGCCACCACCAGGGAGTTGGCGAACTCGCCCCAGAACGTCACCGACCCCAGCACGTCAAGGTAGTTGCCGGCCACCCAGGGCTCGGGCAGGCCGGCCGGGCTGGTGCTGATCTGCGCGTTGGTGCGGAACCCGCCGAGCACGATGTAGAGCACGGGCGCCACGCAGAGGCCGATGAACAGCAGGGCGACGAAGTAGGTGAAGGGGTTGCCCCACTTCTGCGGCCGCTCGGCCGTCCGCGCGCGCATCAGGAGGCTCCTTCGGTGAGGGCGCCCCGCAGGTCGCGGCGGAGCAGGAAGCGCTGGTAGAGCAGGGCGACGACGAGCGAGATCAGGAACATCACGACCGCGATCGCGCTCCCGTAGCCGTAGTTGCCCGCGTTGCGGCCCTGGCCGACCATGTAGATCGCCATGGTCGAGGTGCCCGCGGTGCCCGCCACGTACGGGCCCCAGATGATGTAGACGAGGTCGAACAGCTGCAGCGAGCCGATGATCGACAGGAACGCCCAGATCCGGATCGTCGGCCCCAGCAGCGGCAGCGTGACGAGCCGCTGGATCTGCCAGTACGAGGCGCCGTCGATCTGGGCGGCCTCGGACAGCTCCTCCGGGATCGACTGCAGGCCCGCGAGCATCAGGATCACCGCGAAGCCGATGTACTTCCACGAGATGATGCCCAGCAGCGTCCAGATCGCCAGGTCCGGGTCGGCCAGCCAGTCGGCCCGCAGGAAGCCCAGGCCGACGTGGGCCAGCAGGTCGTTGAGCGCGCCGTTGCTCTGGAGCATCAGGCTCCAGCCGGTGCCGACGATGACCTCGGAGACCACGTACGGCACGAAGATCAGGATCCGGATCGCCGAGCGGCCGCGGATCCGCTGGTTGAGCAGCAGCGCCAGGCCGATCGCCAGCGGCCCCTGGACGGCCAGCGAGAGCACCAGGATCACCCCGGTGTGCCACAGCACCTGCTGGAACGCCGGGTCGGTGAGGATCAGCCGGTAGTTCCGCAGGCCGACCCAGTCGGTGGGCGGCCCGTAGCCGTGCCACCGGTAGAAGCCGTAGAACGCGGCCAGCGCCACCGGGAAGATCACGAACGCCAGGAAGACCAGGACCGCCGGTCCGGACAGCACCGCGATCTCGAACCGCAGCTTGGCACGGCCGCGCCGGCGGCGGGGGGCCGCCGGCCGCGGGGCCGGGCGCGCGGACGGGGCCGCGCGCCCGGCTCGGGGCGTGCCCTGCGACTGGGGGCCGTCGACCGGCTCCGTACCCAGGGTGTTGCTCATCGTGTGCGCACTCAGCCCTTCGCGGCGGCGGCGTTGGTGTCCTTGGCGATGTCCGCCGCGCCGCCCTTGCCGGCCAGCAGGTTCACCACGGCGGTGTTCATCGCGTTGCCGACGTTCTGGCCGTACTCGGTGTCGAGGAACAGCACCGAGTAGGGGGCCTTGTTGAACGCCTGGAGCGCCGACACGTTGTAGGGCTCGGTGACGCCCGCCTGGGCCTCCTGGTTCACCGGGATGGCGACGAACGCCTTGGCGTACGCCTTCTGCTGCTCCGCGGTGACCAGGAAGCGCAGGAAGTCGAGGGCCTCCTTCGGCGCCTTCTTGGACAGCGAGAAGCCGTCGAGGCCGCCCATGATGGCGGCCGGGTCGCCCTTCCCGCCCGGCACGGCCGGGAAGGGGAACCAGCCCAGGTCGGGCAGCGGCTCCTGGTCCGGGGTCAGGCTGGCGATCACGCCGGGGTTCCAGTTGCCCATCAGCTCCATGCCCGCCTTGTGGTTGGCGACCAGGCCCGCGGACGAGCCGGCGCCCTGCTGCGAGGAGGTGGTCAGGAAGCCCTGCTGGAAGGGCTCGGTCTTCAGGAACGCGGCGAGGTCCTCGCCGGCCTTGGTCCAGCACGGGTCGTCGAACTTCAGCGACGCGGCGGCCTTCTTCAGGGTGTCCTGGCCGCACTCGCGCAGGACGAAGTTGTAGTACCAGTGCGCGGCCGGCCAGGCGTCCTTGGCGCCGACCGCGATCGGCGCGACGCCGATCGCCTTCAACTTCGCGACGGCGTCCTGGAGTTCGCCCATCGTGGTGGGCGGCGCGGTGATCCCGGCCTGCTGGAACAGGTCCTTGCTGTAGTAGACGCCCTCGGGCTGGGTGTCGACCGGCATCGCGTAGACCTTGCCGTCGATCGTGTAGCCGGCGATGCCGGCCGCGCCCGCGTTCGCCCGGTCGGTGTCGGTCAGCTCCAGCGCCTGGACCTGGCCGGCCTGCACCATGGCCTGCATCTTGCCGCCGCCGCGCTGCAGGAAGATGTCCGGCGCGGAGCCGGAGTTGAGCGCGGTCTGCAGCTTCCCGTCCAGGTCCTCGTTCTGGATCGTCTGGATGTTCACCTTGGTGTTCGGGTGCAGCGCCTCGTACGCCGCCGCCGCGGTCTTCCAGTACTCGGCGCCCGCGCCCGGCTGGGCGTTCTCCCAGAGGGTCAGCGTGACCTTGCCGCCGGCCGAGCCGCCGCCCTCCTCACCGCCGCCCGCGCAGCCGGTGACGGCGAGGGCGACGCCCAGGGCGATCGCGGCGGCGGCCGCGCGGCGGGTCTTTCTGATCATCGTGAGGACTTCCTGTTCTGTCGTCGTCGCCGGGAACACCCGGGTGGGGGTACGCGAAGTGAGGGGCACGTCAGAGGGGGAGCGCCGCGGCTCCTGCGCCCCGGTCGCGGGCGGGGCCGGCGTGACCGGAGTGGGGCGGTCGGCAGGGGCGGTTCGAATGCTGGAGAGTATGGGCGCGGCGCGGAGCGGCCGTCAATGACTTGTTTCCGAAAAGTTGCCGAAACTTGCGACTGATTACGGCCGTATAACACCGAAAGATTTCGAAGCCTTCGGGGCGGGGGCGGTGTCCGGCGCCTTGACAGGCTTTGTTAGCGCTAACAATATGGGGCACCCACCGACCCACCCACCCGACTTTCGAGGATGCCCATGGACAGACGCTGGTTCGGAGCCGCCCGGCGCAGAACCGCGGCGGTCGCCGCCGCCACCGCCCTGCTGGCCCCCGCCCTGGCCGTCGCGGCGGCGCCCGCCCGGGCCGCCGCCGCCCCGGAGATCATCGTCAACGGCGGCTTCGAGAACGGCCTCGCCGGCTGGTCGGCCAACCACGGCAACCCCACCGACGGCGCCGTGCTGTCGTCCACCGCCGACGCCCACTCCGGCGCCGCCGCCGTACTGGTCACCGGCCGCACCACCAC is part of the Kitasatospora setae KM-6054 genome and harbors:
- a CDS encoding carbohydrate ABC transporter permease, producing the protein MRARTAERPQKWGNPFTYFVALLFIGLCVAPVLYIVLGGFRTNAQISTSPAGLPEPWVAGNYLDVLGSVTFWGEFANSLVVALASTVGTVVLGLMVSFVLARYDFRFKGAMYSLFAAGLMFPMVIAITPLYIVVKNLGLVDNLLGVIVPQIAFGLPTTVIILVPFLRAIPREIEEAAAIDGTGRLGFFFRMVVPLSRPGVVTVGILGFIGSWNNYVLPLYVLNSQANFTLPLGVQAFSSQYSVDTAKVLAFTSLAMLPAMAFFAAFEKKIVGGLTGAVKG
- a CDS encoding extracellular solute-binding protein, whose protein sequence is MIRKTRRAAAAAIALGVALAVTGCAGGGEEGGGSAGGKVTLTLWENAQPGAGAEYWKTAAAAYEALHPNTKVNIQTIQNEDLDGKLQTALNSGSAPDIFLQRGGGKMQAMVQAGQVQALELTDTDRANAGAAGIAGYTIDGKVYAMPVDTQPEGVYYSKDLFQQAGITAPPTTMGELQDAVAKLKAIGVAPIAVGAKDAWPAAHWYYNFVLRECGQDTLKKAAASLKFDDPCWTKAGEDLAAFLKTEPFQQGFLTTSSQQGAGSSAGLVANHKAGMELMGNWNPGVIASLTPDQEPLPDLGWFPFPAVPGGKGDPAAIMGGLDGFSLSKKAPKEALDFLRFLVTAEQQKAYAKAFVAIPVNQEAQAGVTEPYNVSALQAFNKAPYSVLFLDTEYGQNVGNAMNTAVVNLLAGKGGAADIAKDTNAAAAKG
- a CDS encoding carbohydrate ABC transporter permease, producing the protein MSNTLGTEPVDGPQSQGTPRAGRAAPSARPAPRPAAPRRRRGRAKLRFEIAVLSGPAVLVFLAFVIFPVALAAFYGFYRWHGYGPPTDWVGLRNYRLILTDPAFQQVLWHTGVILVLSLAVQGPLAIGLALLLNQRIRGRSAIRILIFVPYVVSEVIVGTGWSLMLQSNGALNDLLAHVGLGFLRADWLADPDLAIWTLLGIISWKYIGFAVILMLAGLQSIPEELSEAAQIDGASYWQIQRLVTLPLLGPTIRIWAFLSIIGSLQLFDLVYIIWGPYVAGTAGTSTMAIYMVGQGRNAGNYGYGSAIAVVMFLISLVVALLYQRFLLRRDLRGALTEGAS